The following are encoded in a window of Impatiens glandulifera chromosome 5, dImpGla2.1, whole genome shotgun sequence genomic DNA:
- the LOC124939937 gene encoding serine/threonine-protein phosphatase PP-X isozyme 2-like produces the protein MSDLDKQIEQLKRCEPLKESEVKALCLKAMEILVEESNVQRVDAPVTICGDIHGQFYDMKELFKVGGDCPKTNYLFLGDFVDRGYYSVETFLLLLALKVRYPDRITLIRGNHESRQITQVYGFYDECLRKYGSVNVWRYCTDIFDYLSLSALIENKVFSVHGGLSPSISTLDQIRVIDRKQEVPHDGAMCDLLWSDPEDAVDGWGLSPRGAGFLFGSSVVTSFNHSNNIDYICRAHQLVMEGYKWMFSNQIVTVWSAPNYCYRCGNVAAILELDESLNKKFRVFDAAPQETRGAPTRKPAPDYFL, from the exons ATGTCCGATCTAGATAAGCAAATAGAGCAGCTAAAGAGATGCGAACCCCTTAAAGAGTCCGAAGTAAAGGCTCTCTGCCTTAAAGCCATGGAAATTCTCGTCGAGGAGAGCAATGTTCAGCGAGTCGACGCTCCTGTCACT aTTTGTGGTGACATCCATGGACAGTTTTATGACATGAAAGAACTTTTCAAAGTTGGTGGCGACTGTCCCAAGACTAACTACTTGTTCCTTGGAGATTTTGTTGACAGAGGGTACTACTCTGTTGAAACATTCCTATTATTGCTAGCTCTCAAG GTGAGGTATCCAGATAGGATAACACTCATTCGAGGAAACCACGAGAGTCGGCAAATCACACAG GTATATGGATTCTATGATGAATGTCTCAGGAAGTATGGATCTGTCAATGTTTGGAGATACTGCACAGATATATTTGATTACTTAAG TCTGTCGGCTCTCATTGAGAATAAGGTTTTTTCGGTCCACGGTGGTCTCTCTCCTTCCATTTCCACATTAGACCAG ATTCGCGTAATTGATCGAAAGCAAGAAGTACCCCATGATGGTGCTATGTGTGACCTGCTATGGTCAGATCCAGAGGATGCTGTTGATGGATGGGGTTTGAGTCCCCGTGGTGCTGGTTTTCTTTTCGGTTCTAGTGTTGTCACTTCTtttaatcattcaaataatatCGACTATATATGTCGTGCTCATCAATTGGTAATGGAAGGTTACAAATGGATGTTCAGTAACCAAATAGTTACAGTCTGGTCAGCTCCAAATTACTGTTACAG ATGTGGTAATGTGGCTGCAATCCTCGAGTTGGACGAGAGTCTTAATAAGAAGTTCCGTGTATTTGACGCAGCACCTCAG GAAACAAGAGGAGCTCCAACGAGGAAGCCAGCCCCAGATTATTTCCTATGA
- the LOC124938385 gene encoding uncharacterized protein LOC124938385: MDSSLETLAADSLEERPEGFAAAVGDKRPLENGETGESGEACLVSTKKYRNMNGDVKDVAQIILVLSTMATMRAGELPTDAEKEMMAVAREKLAKVCECFAPKDVFPNQAIFTVMDDLGLSKLKERRPGGFVPPKMSISEKLFFAKQKMEKSQEISLQSAQQSQINLDKESCTPGSIQRTTTSVQVSSENPSHLSHQATPCEGKTSVPSNATPSNLTGNGSRPPSMLSKVQRQHFRLDPRPNANPAGNLSMPKSAAWSQQSQSTLSSGFGEDNRVFIQPSATIEQPSDGAYCQNTSRTVSQELLPTPQGTFSQGVNLHQHVEHITTPQIPRIHREICMIVQEVLQSQTPENLIWTPPSRDYMNKVLSCHVCNLTINEVGHLLVCDVCERGYHLKCLRTYNLKAIPRGEWHCFKCLSLNKGKMLPLKYGRVTRNANTSKMGFNAARTRPSQEKKVGVLAGMTVTVHSCPEKETGTPNGMLNQQKIVSNGTDLQCPPVDGMDIDCNNLISDSNMQNMSSSDSFSSSSVGTLVEKTVHSKQDLESKSLPHVEPLGNQLHTSINYQNFDKKGLSSNFGIQLGSINSHLKVKHSETSNGTNFGASEHDHENFSQVELLGTSGTWSVAADHHKSSDDLYSIEWIGDIVQAIGDLNYYQSCQINGVVYKLKDYALFRSDEGKLVPSKIQAMWEDKNTGLNWVIVNLCYISTELPASVGRPCSYADNEVYESNHGETILAGSIQGLCQILPLGKFEEETKRRSHLEPLANNNLLPIYLCKWFYDERKCVFRDVSS, from the exons ATGGATTCGTCTCTGGAAACTCTGGCTGCCGATTCATTGGAGGAGAGACCTGAGGGTTTTGCCGCCGCAGTAGGAGATAAACGGCCGCTGGAGAATGGGGAGACTGGGGAGAGCGGTGAGGCGTGCCTTGTTTCTACGAAGAAGTATAGGAATATGAATGGGGATGTGAAGGATGTGGCTCAGATAATTCTGGTGTTGTCGACAATGGCAACGATGAGAGCTGGTGAACTCCCAACCGATGCGGAGAAGGAGATGATGGCGGTTGCAAGGGAGAAATTGGCTAAGGTCTGCGAATGTTTTGCTCCCAAGGACGTTTTTCCTAACCAGGCAATTTTCACGGTTATGGATGATCTTGGGCTCAGTAAACTGAAGGAACGGAGGCCTGGAGGATTTGTGCCTCCAAAGATGTCAATTTCTGAGAAGTTATTTTTCGCTAAACAAAAG ATGGAAAAATCTCAAGAGATTTCTCTGCAATCAGCACAGCAATCACAAATTAATCTGGATAAAGAAAGTTGCACTCCGGGAAGTATCCAACGCACTACAACTTCAGTTCAGGTTTCTTCAGAAAACCCTTCACATTTATCTCATCAGGCAACACCATGTGAGGGTAAGACATCTGTACCTTCCAATGCCACACCTTCTAATCTGACCGGAAATGGTTCTAGACCACCATCAATGCTATCTAAAGTCCAAAGGCAACATTTCAGACTGGATCCAAGACCTAATG CTAATCCTGCTGGAAATCTGTCAATGCCAAAATCTGCAGCTTGGTCTCAGCAATCCCAATCTACCTTGTCATCTGGGTTTGGAGAAGATAATAGAGTGTTCATTCAACCTTCTGCTACAATAGAACAACCTTCTGACGGAGCTTATTGTCAAAATACTTCTCGAACTGTCTCGCAAGAGCTATTGCCAACTCCTCAGGGAACATTTTCACAAGGTGTAAATTTGCATCAACATGTGGAGCATATAACAACACCTCAAATTCCAAGAATCCACCGTGAAATTTGTATGATAGTTCAGGAAGTTTTACAATCACAGACTCCGGAGAATTTGATATGGACTCCTCCTTCAAGAGATTACATGAATAAAGTTTTGTCTTGTCATGTGTGCAACCTCACAATTAATGAGGTAGGTCATTTACTTGTTTGTGATGTTTGTGAGAGAGGATACCACTTAAAATGCCTTCGCACTTACAACCTAAAAGCAATTCCAAGAGGTGAGTGGCattgtttcaagtgtttgtcATTAAATAAAGGCAAAATGTTACCCCTAAAATATGGTCGTGTGACAAGAAATGCGAATACATCAAAGATGGGCTTTAACGCTGCTCGCACTCGGCCATCTCAAGAGAAGAAAGTAGGGGTATTAGCTGGGATGACCGTAACAGTGCACTCTTGTCCAGAGAAGGAAACAGGTACACCGAATGGGATGTTAAATCAGCAGAAAATAGTATCAAATGGAACTGACTTACAATGTCCACCTGTTGATGGCATGGATATTGATTGTAACAATTTGATATCTGATTCAAACATGCAGAACATGTCAAGCTCCgattctttctcttcttcttctgtagGCACATTAGTTGAAAAAACAGTCCATAGCAAGCAAGACCTTGAATCTAAAAGTCTGCCTCATGTAGAACCATTAGGGAATCAGTTACATACTTCCATCAACTACCAGAATTTTGATAAGAAAGGACTCTCAAGCAATTTTGGCATTCAATTGGGTAGtattaatagtcatctcaagGTTAAGCATTCTGAGACATCTAATGGTACTAATTTTGGTGCAAGTGAACATGATCATGAAAACTTTTCACAAGTTGAACTTCTTGGAACATCTGGAACTTGGTCTGTGGCTGCAGATCATCATAAGTCATCTGATGACTTATATTCTATTGAATGGATAGGAGATATTGTTCAAGCTATTGGTGATCTCAACTATTACCAGTCTTGCCAAATAAATGGAGTTGTGTATAAATTGAAGGATTATGCTCTTTTCCGATCTGATGAAGGCAAACTAGTTCCTTCTAAAATTCAA GCTATGTGGGAAGATAAAAATACTGGATTAAATTGGGTTATAGTTAATCTGTGCTACATCTCCACCGAGCTCCCTGCGTCAGTTGGTCGTCCATGCTCTTATGCAGACAACGAG GTTTACGAGTCAAATCATGGTGAAACAATATTGGCTGGATCTATTCAAGGGTTATGCCAAATTCTTCCGCTAGGCAAGTTTGAAGAAGAAACTAAAAGGAGATCTCATCTGGAGCCTTTGGCCAACAATAATTTACTGCCGATATATCTATGCAA ATGGTTTTATGATGAAAGGAAATGTGTTTTTAGAGATGTTTCCAGCTAG